The nucleotide sequence TCACCGCTCGCTGAAGGGACTTGATGGCCGCATCGATGGGAGCCGTGTCTGTCGCGGCAACAGTAGGGAAGGTCACCGAAGATGTCCTACTGAGCTGCTGCCCACTGACGTCGTCAAAGCCACCGCCCACCCCAAGCATGGACGACCCGCTTCTCAACAACGTGGGGTCGCTGCTGTCCCCTACGTTCACGCAGCCGCGATCCTCGTCGAGCATGGTGCTTCCAAAGCGGTGACTGCGACTCAGCTCTTGCTGGACGCGGTTCATAATTCGCGTCTTCACGTTTTGCAAGTGCTGCATCTCGCCACGAAGCATCTTAAACACATCGTACTGTAGCTGCGTGTCCACGCGGTTCTGCATGGGGTCGATGTAACATGCAATCGCTTCTGCATATCGCTGCTCCTTGCATAGGAGGGCGGCTAAGCAGCGCGCCATGCGAAGCCGCGTGAAGTGCGGCTGAAAGACGGAGACACGATACGACGGAACCAGATCAGGGCTCAGGACACGGAGCAGGTGCTCCTGTAACTGCCTCCGCTCCTCAACTGTCTCGGCGCACTGAAACGCAAAGAGCACGTCTTGGATGACCAGGTCAAGCCAGACGTCGAAGCGCACAGAGGGTCGGTCCAGTTCATCGTTGACGAGCTCCTCGGAGCCCGTGGAGAGAAAAAGTTCGTTGAAGATAGCAGCACCGGAGAGGAAGGTGTGGACGGCGATGTAGGGCGGGAAGGGGCGCTGAGCCAGCTCTGCCGCATTCAGCACCCGCAGGGCCGGCAGTCGACTCAATGTTTCATCGTCAAAACGGAAAAGATCCAGGGGACCCTGCGGCTGACCGCTCGATGACAGCAACTCACTCTCTGTTGCATGACGTGGCCGGGTGCGCGAGCCCCCGGTTAAGAGGAAGTACACACTAGACACGAATTGGGTACGAGAGAGCCCATCCGCTGCGCCCCACGGACTAGATGGGCCTTCGTCGGagagggcaaagaggagaaCACGCATGGCGTGCTCCGGTTGCCGTCGCAAAAAGCGGAGGAGGTTGTGTGCCGCACCACCCGCACGGCTGCCCTCGGTCCTGTCATCGCTGGAGGTCGTCCGTAGAAGATATTCGAGAATCGCCTTCTTGGCAAGACGCTGTTCATCGATGGCAAGATCGGCCCCTGGAAGAAGGCTGCCACCTTTCAAGGTGCACTCGACGAAGTCAACAGCCACCGAGGCGACGTTGACTGCGTGAAAGGGACGCCAAGGCTTTTCAACCCGTGGCACGCATACGTCTGTGCCACAGACATTCACGTGATGGGCCTCGTCTAccctctgctcctcctccagcgcgtaCGCGAGGGCATCCACAtagcgttgctgccgcagcgacagGATAGTCACAGTGAGGCGTATCAAACCGTGCTCTTGCGCAAATCGCAGTAAACTAGGAAAGTCCGTGTCGAGGCACATGAGGGCGAGTTCCATACGCTCCTTGCCGCTTGTCTTCCCAGCTGAATCGCCATCCTGCCCTGCATCGAGCGCGTCTTCTTgcgcttcctttctctcgtctgctgcgcgctgccgcaccccCAGCGCTACTTCCACCGCATAAAGCTCAGTCTCATCCAGGAACAAGTGAATAAATCGCTCAATAAGCGGCTCTGGCATGTAGGTGATGATGCCGTGCCGGATGCACTGCTCCATCACGTATAAGAAATGCGAAAGCAGTCcccgctgctgaagcgcgagGGCGACGGGGCCAAACAGCAAATTCAAGCCGTCGACCGCGCTGCAGTACGATGCAATCTCCTGCAGCATATCCAGAAGGAACTCAACCCCGCTACTCGGGTCACCGTTTCCCGTCCACGGCTTTGACTGTGCGCCAGGGGGCTTCCCTGTAACGCCGGTGGTCACCAACGAAGGGAGACGGCTCTCTACGTATGCAATGAGGATGCGCTCCATAAATTGATGGAgttggcggcggctgttCACGACGTTGCTGCTTAGGCCAACGGTGGAAAGCGCCACTTCTTCAGCAAACCCTTTCGCGAGGTCCAGCGCTTGTGTGAACTGGCGGCGCGCCAGCATTGAGGACAGCCTTTCTCGCCACGAACGCAGAGCAATACCGTAAACGTGGTCTTTGCCCATCAGCAaggccgcggcgccgttcGACGCAGCGGTCCCGTGGTACTTGACACCACATAGACGGCTTGCAAAGCCGACGTACTCAAGAGAGCCGAAGCGGTGCCGCTCCGCCACGATGGCCACCGAGGCGTCCATGAGTTGAGCGTCTTTGTTTTGGTCGCACAGGAGCATGCTGCACCCCGCTAGTGGCACCATCTGTaccagcggcgccgtcaccCGGAACAGGACAAGCCGCTCCAGACCCTCCAACGTCGGCTccctcgccgccgtcctccGGCTGCCGCTCGGCTCTGGAAGGCGCAGATTCATCaagagcagctccacctctgtACTCCACGAAATGCATAACAACAGCCGAGGAGTCGCTGTCCCTAGCTCCGCCACGACAAAGCGAACCAGCTCATTGCCGAGCCCGGAtgagggtgcgtgtgtgtggcgcgCCACACCTGTGACGCTGCCCTGCAAGCCGGTCTCTACAAGGTACACCAGCACTGCGTCATTGCTTACTGTAGCAACAAAATGCTTGCCAGGGATGGTGGACCACGCCGTCCGCGAGAtgcctgccgcggcggcgccggcggctgGCGGGAGCGGTGGGGGTGCGCAAAGCCACGGCCCACCGACGTCTGAATCGCTTTCCACACCATCGCTAGATGGTAGGTGCTGCTTCACCGTTCCCAGATTGGTCATGTAGAAGCTGCTAGGGCACGGCAGCGTGTCCATGTCGCTGattggcgctgccgctgaagcGGAGGTGATGGAAGTGGCGCGCAACATGTGCTTGGCCATCACTTTCCAGAAGTGGAAGAGCTTCACGGCGCCACTACTCTCCAAGACGAGAATGTGTGTCGGATCACGATGCAGGTGcaccacacgcagcagcggcaccttgGCCTCGTCTGACACAACTCGTAGAGGGGTGAGCGTGTACAGCGACCAGAGAACAAATGTGCCTCTAGCGTGACCGGTGGCTGCCGTTCGCCCATCGCCCCCCTCATCGGCCCCACCAAATCTAGGGGCCGAAACGCAGAGTGACAGAgagacgacggcgccacgcGCGTTCTCCACGCTTGCTTCCACAGAGCCACATGTGCCCAGCACGGTCCACCGGTGATCGAAGAGAACGACGACGCCAAGTGTGGTGCCTATGGCACAGCTGAGCGACTGCAATCCTGTGTGAGTCCCTGGTGAAGCGGCGCTTGAGTGTGTCGGTGCCGTGGTACTTGTGTCGAACAGCTCTGCAAGGGCTACACAGGTCGGTGCCCCGACTGTTTTTCGCAGGCCCGCCAGTTTGTGGCGAAGCGCAATGTGCTCGTGAACGTGCAGTACGGACTTGTCCCATTGAGTCTCGCACTGCACGGACGAGGAGGCCAGCTCTTTCGCCTGCTCCAAGACCAGGTCCACCGCATCTAGCTCCTCATCACTGACTCCACTGCTGTCCGCAGCCGGTGCCGTCGCTCCAGTGGCCCCTGCAGACGACGTTTCGCCCAGCAGATCACCACTTACGCTTGACTGCTGGCCCTCCACAGCGGCGAGAATGGCTTCGAGGATATCCTGCTCTTCTttcagcaccgtcgcctTGGAAactgggggagggggcacagCGCGACTTCGTTTTGACGAGCTCGCACCTTTGCCACCTTGTGTGACGGGATGTAAGGAGGACGCAGCCGAAGAAGTGGCATCGACGTTGCTTACTGACACTGGTGGTGAGGTagatgcagcaccaccgttTAGTGTGTTGGTAGCTGCTGGTACTTGTGTGTctgccgcactgctgcgacTCCATAGCTTCCCGGGCTCATCCGGCTTCTTTTCCGCGCCGTCGGCGTTCTGCCTCTCCTGGGCGGTAGTGGAGATAAACggtgcggcgccggcggtgatgttcatcagctcctgcagcagaaGCGCTTCTTCGTCAGCTGCCAGAGTGTACGAGCTGCTGGAACGCGAAAGGGGACGCGAGGAGAAAGACGTTGTTGCGAGTGGGGCACCATTGGCGTGTCTTGAGGTCCGAGTGGACATCGGCGATAGCGAGAACGCGTCGAGTTGTGGCAAGCGCCGCAATGCGTCCTCGACAATGGacttctcctctcgctcgcaTGCTTCGTTGCTCTCCACAGAGCGATGGTTTCGATTGAAAGTCTTGAAAAGGGCATCCGACGTTGTCTCAAGAATGGAGGTAAATGCCCCTCCTCGTTGTGGGCTCGGGCCTTGATGAACCCCTCTGTCGCCCCAGACATTCATTTAGGAGGCGTCGCTAGCAAGGGGACGGGTCAGACGGGAAACGACTGCAGAGAACTCCTCAAAAGGAAACAGAAAGTGGGCGACACGGGATTTGCTGCATgaagcagcgaagaggagaggggtggtaAAAGGGACTGAGGTAAGCAACTGTGTGGCACTCGAGAGGCGAGATACACGGCGCCGAAGGTGCGACACTAGCAGAGAGCACTTGAGCCCTCACTATGAACACGACTACCACCTAGCGTGGGCGAGCTGCGATGGAGAATGCCCTCCCCCCAAGGGTAGCGAGTGCAAAGGCGCCCTTTCGTTATTCCTGAAGCACACTAGGGATTCCCTCGGCGAACGTATGCATGTATTATATCCACATAtataggtgtgtgtgtggggggggggcggggtcCCAGGTAGTGGGGGTATGTCTCTCGCTCAAGCGTGAATGACGACTGCTTATGAAAAAGGGTGGGACACGTGATGAGAACAGAAGTTACGTGCGCGATAAAAGAAGAGCATAGAGACGGTGGCAATGAAAACGAGCGCCCCTTTTCAAATCTAGGCAGTGTTCGCGGCGTGCGTTGACATTTCCTTCACAGTGCCAGATAACGTTCGCTGTGTCAGGCGAGTCTACTGGCCCTCGACGGAGATCCATCAGCACAAGCCATTCCCTCGCAGAGTCACTCGACAGAGCCAACCCTCAAGGCCAGCAAGGAGCTCACAAAACAgcatggagaggggggcggctgCTATCACATGCCTCCTTGCTCATCAGTAGTGTTCGTTCTTTCTGTGGGTGTCTTTGCTTGTTTTAGCGTGAAAGGCAAGATGATGGTACATGTACAtggcaggaggagagagggagtgcgACGGTCTAACATGGACATACATacccgcgcgcgcgcatcaCAACCACATACAACAACGGAATAACACAACGTtgagaagaagaacaacgCCTCGCGCGCGCTTGAAGGGAGGAAAtgatgggggagagagactgaGGAGTTATAGAGATGCACTGACAAgccagaaaaagagaacgtgGTCGGGAGTGAGCGGGAACTGAGACAGCGAGGGAAGAAAGAACGTAccagcagacacacacacacacacacacacacacacgtacagacacacagacggGCCAAtttggagaagaagagaggtggtgctgaCGTGCCTCATCTTCTCCCACGTTAGAAATATACATGAAGAGAGGCTGCGCCCCTTAAGTACGGCGGAGAAAtggcgggagagggagggagtgcaCAAGACAAGAGGGAAAGGCTGCGTTGACAGGAAGGATCAGGGTACCTGAGCGCGTGGGTGTCGCCGAACGGCGTGACCGAAAGTCGCACTCCTCACAatgggaagaaaaaaatgagaaaCCCAGCGAGGCAGGAAGAGGTAGAGAGCAACGTTGAAAGACTCGATCCAAGGCGTCACACTCCAGCAACACCACGGCACAGCATTACTCCTATGCCACCGTGCCGTGGGTGCGGTAGTCATCACGGGTGTCTCATTTTGCATCTCGTCATGTAGGGCTCCGGTAGCGTAACACTGCGGCAAGAGTGAACAGAAAACTTCCACGGATGTACCCCCACGCGACCATGTTCTCTGTCGATAGACCCAGTCCCCTCTACACACCAGGCTCGTCCAGATGCGTCATGCGGTAGGTCTGCTTTGCCATGATCTGGTCCATCAAGTCCTTGCGGTactgctggcggcgctccGCCTTttgcagccgctcctcctcaagGATGAGGCGGTAGGACTGGGCCGCCAGCTCGTTACGCTGAcgcgtcacctcctccggcTCGTCGTAGTTGTGCGTACGGCGGTATTCCTTGTCGCGTGCGATGCAGTCCTCGAACTCCTTGCAGAACTGCTCCTtcttgcgctgcgccgcctcctgctcctcctttgTGAGACGACGGTTGCGTTCTTCCATTGCGGCTACCTCCTCGTAGTGCTTGGCTTCAGAGGCCTGCCTATTCTTCATTGCCTCCTTGTGAAACTCCTCATTCTGCAGCTGAAGCATGCGTGTGACGTTCTTCTGCCGGCGCTCGTCCATCtctgcgcggtggcggctgttCTCGTCTacgagcgcctgcagctgccggtCACGCGCGTGTTtcgcctgctgctctgccttcTTGGCTGCCAGCTCGCGCTTGTTCGACTGTCTCATGCGCTCCAGGTACTGACGCTCCTCTTCCATCGCCTTGGCGTGCGCCTCGGCCGCCATACGGTCCTGCTCGGCGTTCACCTTTCGCAGTTCCTCTACCTGGTGGGCTTCCTCATCGCGCATCTGCTTCAATGTCGCCTCGCGAACCGCCAGCTGATGCCTCGCCTCCTGGTCGTACAGGCGGTTGTACTCCCGCTTTttcgctgcctcctcctccttctgcagTTTGTAGGTGTTCTCTACCGACGGCCTTCTGCCAGAGGCACCCATCGAACGCAGACAGCCGCCAGGAAGTAAGCGACCAGAggtggcagccgcagcagcgtggctgtCCGCCGCCTTCTTGCGCGACTGAGTCCACTCTGCCTGTTTCGcacgcttctcctcttgGCGGGTCGTGGCGATGCGCAggtcttcctcctcgagctgccgccgtgtcGGCGCGTACTGCGACACGCGTAGGCGGTTCATCTCGACGAGGTAGTTGCGGCGCGTCATGGCCGCCGGACCTGACTCAACGGGAGGGAGCCGCATGATGTCTGGAGAAGTGTTCCTGAAGAGTGAGATGCTTGAATGTCCGTGTGCTGTTGTGGATGTGGATGTCGTGGGACGGGGCGTATGTGCGCTATATCTAGGCTGAGAGAGGCTTGTGGAATGggagccagagagagagagaaggggctACGGTGGCAAAGAGTAGTTCTCGGAAGTGAGGCAATGGTGACTCC is from Leishmania panamensis strain MHOM/PA/94/PSC-1 chromosome 35 sequence and encodes:
- a CDS encoding hypothetical protein (TriTrypDB/GeneDB-style sysID: LpmP.35.5020), with product MNVWGDRGVHQGPSPQRGGAFTSILETTSDALFKTFNRNHRSVESNEACEREEKSIVEDALRRLPQLDAFSLSPMSTRTSRHANGAPLATTSFSSRPLSRSSSSYTLAADEEALLLQELMNITAGAAPFISTTAQERQNADGAEKKPDEPGKLWSRSSAADTQVPAATNTLNGGAASTSPPVSVSNVDATSSAASSLHPVTQGGKGASSSKRSRAVPPPPVSKATVLKEEQDILEAILAAVEGQQSSVSGDLLGETSSAGATGATAPAADSSGVSDEELDAVDLVLEQAKELASSSVQCETQWDKSVLHVHEHIALRHKLAGLRKTVGAPTCVALAELFDTSTTAPTHSSAASPGTHTGLQSLSCAIGTTLGVVVLFDHRWTVLGTCGSVEASVENARGAVVSLSLCVSAPRFGGADEGGDGRTAATGHARGTFVLWSLYTLTPLRVVSDEAKVPLLRVVHLHRDPTHILVLESSGAVKLFHFWKVMAKHMLRATSITSASAAAPISDMDTLPCPSSFYMTNLGTVKQHLPSSDGVESDSDVGGPWLCAPPPLPPAAGAAAAGISRTAWSTIPGKHFVATVSNDAVLVYLVETGLQGSVTGVARHTHAPSSGLGNELVRFVVAELGTATPRLLLCISWSTEVELLLMNLRLPEPSGSRRTAAREPTLEGLERLVLFRVTAPLVQMVPLAGCSMLLCDQNKDAQLMDASVAIVAERHRFGSLEYVGFASRLCGVKYHGTAASNGAAALLMGKDHVYGIALRSWRERLSSMLARRQFTQALDLAKGFAEEVALSTVGLSSNVVNSRRQLHQFMERILIAYVESRLPSLVTTGVTGKPPGAQSKPWTGNGDPSSGVEFLLDMLQEIASYCSAVDGLNLLFGPVALALQQRGLLSHFLYVMEQCIRHGIITYMPEPLIERFIHLFLDETELYAVEVALGVRQRAADERKEAQEDALDAGQDGDSAGKTSGKERMELALMCLDTDFPSLLRFAQEHGLIRLTVTILSLRQQRYVDALAYALEEEQRVDEAHHVNVCGTDVCVPRVEKPWRPFHAVNVASVAVDFVECTLKGGSLLPGADLAIDEQRLAKKAILEYLLRTTSSDDRTEGSRAGGAAHNLLRFLRRQPEHAMRVLLFALSDEGPSSPWGAADGLSRTQFVSSVYFLLTGGSRTRPRHATESELLSSSGQPQGPLDLFRFDDETLSRLPALRVLNAAELAQRPFPPYIAVHTFLSGAAIFNELFLSTGSEELVNDELDRPSVRFDVWLDLVIQDVLFAFQCAETVEERRQLQEHLLRVLSPDLVPSYRVSVFQPHFTRLRMARCLAALLCKEQRYAEAIACYIDPMQNRVDTQLQYDVFKMLRGEMQHLQNVKTRIMNRVQQELSRSHRFGSTMLDEDRGCVNVGDSSDPTLLRSGSSMLGVGGGFDDVSGQQLSRTSSVTFPTVAATDTAPIDAAIKSLQRAVMSQVELLVRIDATALAQFIFDYLPSNQREVVRLLRGSSAAFLDYLDELMSQGNQAVANDMNLQNTYIELLCAHAPKRVHTYLQEKGNRVTYDVQLALRAVRKHRIADASVYLLKKAMMIEDAIMVMLRAVRELLGALREEVLTSLATAAETMAEAQGGQSCDGSTLVLTNTTAADTSEAVTLRGRKGRSADGKDAPQLSFEVTALNSATELWRFVAIGEELCSEYQANRVGGGALSTGAATTLTVESSRPFPAAGHGSPGGPPQRPEYWFRLLDVFMVPRRLLCEVMTQDDRLRALDTAAPSARPGASSDPTGMSSELDVAAHIAMASHGGATAASLGHPPSAVGPLPQHLPKLTTPLSSEQRRCVDALVAVYTQYTCSILRSMMCSTDISVVVDKVVQENKGESFRSLKPIILDMMASLTFDLEANRLCELAAESDAVLLGRERYQMLNMGVVPQSDCCALCHIHLSQLPLLLPTKEGVSAAAAPDLVPSTVSVYKCGHAFHTVCTVQAMRPHQGCWVCVQKRFSSAQSEGSEAYSGATGACAAWPSAIGGATAERTGHRGHVVTPVPTVVIRPGEMTLDVARMQRRVRQTKVKVDHSEDLYPMFKSLLAWDTSLSGYPLGDADGATLGKLGLGDTDEKDGPGATGDGTGNGLLAPSMPMPAPLGEVHESVTRAMATAQDKAFNVDTLTDAEILELFGGV
- a CDS encoding hypothetical protein (TriTrypDB/GeneDB-style sysID: LpmP.35.5030) yields the protein MRLPPVESGPAAMTRRNYLVEMNRLRVSQYAPTRRQLEEEDLRIATTRQEEKRAKQAEWTQSRKKAADSHAAAAATSGRLLPGGCLRSMGASGRRPSVENTYKLQKEEEAAKKREYNRLYDQEARHQLAVREATLKQMRDEEAHQVEELRKVNAEQDRMAAEAHAKAMEEERQYLERMRQSNKRELAAKKAEQQAKHARDRQLQALVDENSRHRAEMDERRQKNVTRMLQLQNEEFHKEAMKNRQASEAKHYEEVAAMEERNRRLTKEEQEAAQRKKEQFCKEFEDCIARDKEYRRTHNYDEPEEVTRQRNELAAQSYRLILEEERLQKAERRQQYRKDLMDQIMAKQTYRMTHLDEPGV